In one Streptomyces venezuelae genomic region, the following are encoded:
- a CDS encoding NAD-dependent malic enzyme, with protein MATAPSVSYSMTVRLEVPASGTAVSQLTTAVESSGGSVTGLDVTASGHEMLRIDVTIAASSTTHADEIVEQLRTIEGVTLGKVSDRTFLMHLGGKIEMASKHPIRNRDDLSMVYTPGVARVCMAIAENPEDARRLTIKRNSVAVVTDGSAVLGLGNIGPKAALPVMEGKAALFKRFAGIDAWPICLDTQDTDAIVEIVKAIAPGFAGINLEDISAPRCFEIEARLREALDIPVFHDDQHGTAIVVLAALTNALRVVGKGMGDVRVVMSGAGAAGTAILKLLLAAGVKNAVVADIHGVVHADREDLVSHDADSPLRWIADNTNPEGLTGTLKEAVVGADVFIGVSAPNVLNGDDVAAMAEGAIVFALANPDPEVDPAIARQTAAVVATGRSDFPNQINNVLVFPGVFRGLLDAQSRTVNTEMMLAAAGALADVVAEDELNRNYIIPSVFNDKVAPAVADAVRTAAKAAGAAVTGATA; from the coding sequence ATGGCAACGGCGCCCAGCGTCTCCTACTCGATGACGGTCCGGTTGGAGGTGCCCGCCAGCGGAACGGCGGTCTCCCAGCTCACCACGGCCGTCGAGTCCTCCGGGGGCTCGGTCACCGGCCTCGACGTCACGGCCTCCGGCCACGAGATGCTGCGGATCGACGTGACGATCGCGGCGTCCTCCACCACGCACGCCGACGAGATCGTCGAGCAGCTGCGCACGATCGAGGGCGTCACCCTCGGCAAGGTCTCCGACCGTACGTTCCTGATGCACCTCGGCGGCAAGATCGAGATGGCGTCGAAGCACCCCATCCGCAACCGTGACGACCTCTCCATGGTCTACACGCCCGGTGTCGCCCGCGTCTGCATGGCGATCGCCGAGAACCCCGAGGACGCGCGCCGCCTCACCATCAAGCGCAACTCCGTTGCGGTCGTAACGGACGGTTCGGCCGTCCTCGGCCTCGGCAACATCGGCCCGAAGGCCGCGCTGCCGGTCATGGAGGGCAAGGCGGCCCTCTTCAAGCGCTTCGCAGGCATCGACGCCTGGCCGATCTGCCTGGACACCCAGGACACCGACGCCATCGTCGAGATCGTCAAGGCCATCGCCCCCGGCTTCGCGGGCATCAACCTGGAGGACATCTCCGCGCCCCGCTGCTTCGAGATCGAGGCCCGGCTGCGCGAGGCCCTCGACATCCCCGTCTTCCACGACGACCAGCACGGCACCGCCATCGTCGTCCTCGCCGCCCTCACCAACGCCCTGCGCGTGGTGGGCAAGGGCATGGGCGACGTCCGCGTGGTCATGTCGGGCGCCGGCGCGGCCGGCACGGCCATCCTGAAGCTGCTGCTCGCCGCCGGCGTCAAGAACGCCGTCGTGGCCGACATCCACGGCGTCGTGCACGCCGACCGCGAGGACCTGGTGTCCCACGACGCCGACTCGCCGCTGCGCTGGATCGCCGACAACACCAACCCCGAGGGCCTCACCGGCACCCTCAAGGAGGCCGTCGTCGGCGCCGATGTCTTCATCGGCGTGTCGGCCCCGAACGTGCTGAACGGCGACGACGTCGCGGCCATGGCCGAAGGCGCGATCGTGTTCGCGCTCGCGAACCCGGACCCCGAGGTCGACCCCGCAATCGCCCGCCAGACGGCCGCAGTTGTCGCCACCGGGCGCTCGGACTTCCCGAACCAGATCAACAACGTCCTGGTCTTCCCCGGCGTCTTCCGCGGCCTGCTCGACGCCCAGTCGCGCACCGTCAACACGGAGATGATGCTGGCCGCCGCCGGGGCCCTCGCCGACGTCGTCGCCGAGGACGAGCTCAACCGGAACTACATCATCCCCAGCGTCTTCAACGACAAGGTCGCGCCCGCCGTGGCCGACGCCGTGCGGACCGCCGCGAAGGCCGCCGGAGCCGCTGTGACAGGCGCCACGGCCTAG
- the murA gene encoding UDP-N-acetylglucosamine 1-carboxyvinyltransferase, producing the protein MTVTDDVLLVHGGTPLEGEIRVRGAKNLVPKAMVAALLGSAPSRLRNVPDIRDVRVVRGLLQLHGVTVRPGEEPGELIMDPSHVESANVADIDAHAGSSRIPILFCGPLLHRLGHAFIPGLGGCDIGGRPIDFHFEVLRQFGATIEKREGGQYLEAPQRLRGTKIRLPYPSVGATEQVLLTAVLAEGVTELSNAAVEPEIEDLICVLQKMGAIIAMDTDRTIRITGVDSLGGYNHHALSDRLEAASWASAALATEGNIYVRGAQQRSMMTFLNTYRKVGGAFEIDDEGIRFWHPGGSLNAIALETDVHPGFQTDWQQPLVVALTQAAGLSIVHETVYESRLGFTSALNQMGAHIQLYRECLGGSDCRFGQRNFLHSAVVSGPTKLQGADLVIPDLRGGFSYLIAALAAQGTSRVHGIDLINRGYENFMEKLVELGAKVELPGKAPLG; encoded by the coding sequence ATGACCGTCACCGATGATGTCCTGCTTGTCCACGGCGGCACTCCGCTCGAGGGCGAGATCCGTGTCCGCGGCGCGAAGAACCTCGTGCCGAAGGCCATGGTGGCCGCGCTGCTCGGCAGCGCCCCGAGCCGGCTGCGCAATGTCCCAGACATCCGCGACGTACGCGTCGTGCGCGGCCTGCTGCAGCTGCACGGCGTGACGGTCCGCCCCGGTGAGGAGCCGGGCGAGCTCATCATGGACCCCTCGCACGTGGAGAGCGCGAACGTCGCCGACATCGACGCCCACGCGGGGTCGTCGCGCATTCCGATCCTCTTCTGCGGCCCCCTGCTGCACCGCCTCGGGCACGCCTTCATCCCCGGCCTCGGCGGCTGCGACATCGGCGGCCGGCCGATCGACTTCCACTTCGAGGTGCTCCGCCAGTTCGGCGCGACCATCGAGAAGCGCGAGGGCGGCCAGTACCTGGAGGCCCCGCAGCGGCTGCGCGGCACCAAGATCCGTCTGCCGTACCCGTCCGTGGGCGCCACCGAGCAGGTTCTGCTCACCGCCGTCCTCGCGGAGGGCGTGACGGAGCTCTCGAACGCCGCGGTGGAGCCGGAGATCGAGGACCTGATCTGCGTCCTGCAGAAAATGGGCGCGATCATCGCCATGGACACCGACCGGACCATCCGGATCACCGGTGTCGACAGCCTCGGCGGCTACAACCACCACGCCCTCTCGGACCGCCTGGAGGCCGCCTCCTGGGCGTCCGCCGCTCTGGCGACCGAGGGCAACATCTACGTCCGCGGCGCCCAGCAGCGCTCGATGATGACGTTCCTGAACACCTACCGGAAGGTGGGCGGTGCCTTCGAGATCGACGACGAGGGCATCCGCTTCTGGCACCCGGGCGGCTCGCTGAACGCGATCGCCCTGGAGACGGACGTGCACCCCGGCTTCCAGACGGACTGGCAGCAGCCGCTGGTCGTGGCGCTGACGCAGGCCGCGGGCCTGTCGATCGTCCACGAGACGGTCTACGAGTCGCGGCTCGGTTTCACCTCCGCGCTCAACCAGATGGGTGCGCACATCCAGCTGTACCGCGAGTGCCTCGGCGGCTCCGACTGCCGCTTCGGCCAGCGGAACTTCCTCCACTCGGCGGTCGTCAGCGGCCCCACGAAGCTCCAGGGCGCCGATCTGGTCATCCCGGACCTCCGCGGCGGCTTCTCGTACCTCATCGCGGCGCTGGCGGCGCAGGGCACGTCCCGCGTCCACGGCATCGACCTGATCAACCGCGGCTACGAGAACTTCATGGAGAAGCTCGTGGAGCTCGGCGCGAAGGTCGAGCTGCCCGGCAAGGCACCGCTGGGCTAG
- a CDS encoding DUF3039 domain-containing protein, translated as MSTLEPEPERGAGTGTLVEPTPQVSHGDGDHERYAHYVQKDKIMASALDGTPVVALCGKVWVPGRDPKKYPVCPMCKEIYESMGAGGDNDKGGKDGGKK; from the coding sequence ATGAGCACTCTTGAGCCCGAGCCCGAGCGCGGGGCAGGTACGGGGACCCTCGTTGAGCCGACACCTCAGGTGTCGCACGGTGACGGCGACCACGAGCGCTATGCGCATTACGTCCAGAAGGACAAGATCATGGCGAGCGCGCTGGACGGCACGCCCGTCGTCGCGCTCTGCGGCAAGGTGTGGGTCCCCGGCCGCGACCCGAAGAAGTACCCCGTCTGTCCCATGTGCAAGGAGATCTACGAGTCCATGGGCGCCGGCGGAGACAACGACAAGGGCGGCAAGGACGGCGGCAAGAAGTAG
- a CDS encoding LysR family transcriptional regulator: MDHEPPPGVELRHLRGFLAVADELSFTHAAAVLRVGQPALTRTVRALEVALNTRLLERTTRRVTLTEAGARLRDELAPLLSRLDGALRTAGSEPPLLRLGFTSLLPQACADLVPAFKAATGAGVRLVRRNEPLAGLLTGACDVAVVRGDIPSDAAVRTRVLLREPRVAVVARGAAELAGRRVVDWAELADVPLVVNTVTGTTSPELWPPERRPRLACTADNLDEWLEAVAAGHGVGIAPEPVARRHAHPGLRHVRLKNAPPVTVHLAVPATNAHPLADRYLHQTTLPG, from the coding sequence ATGGATCACGAACCACCGCCCGGCGTCGAGCTGCGCCACCTCCGCGGATTCCTCGCCGTGGCCGACGAGCTGAGCTTCACGCACGCCGCCGCGGTCCTGCGCGTCGGCCAGCCCGCGCTCACACGGACCGTGCGGGCCCTGGAGGTTGCCCTCAACACCCGCCTCCTGGAACGGACCACGCGCCGGGTGACCCTCACCGAGGCAGGGGCCCGCCTGCGCGACGAGCTGGCGCCGCTCCTCTCCCGGCTCGACGGGGCGCTGCGCACGGCGGGCAGCGAGCCGCCGCTCCTGCGGCTCGGGTTCACCTCGCTCCTGCCGCAGGCCTGCGCCGACCTGGTGCCCGCCTTCAAGGCGGCGACGGGCGCGGGCGTGCGGCTCGTACGCCGGAACGAACCCCTCGCCGGGCTCCTGACGGGCGCCTGCGATGTCGCGGTCGTACGAGGTGACATACCGTCCGACGCCGCGGTCCGCACGCGGGTGCTGCTGCGGGAGCCGCGCGTGGCCGTCGTCGCGCGCGGGGCCGCGGAGCTGGCGGGGCGGCGCGTGGTCGACTGGGCGGAGCTCGCGGACGTACCGCTGGTGGTGAACACGGTGACCGGCACGACGAGCCCGGAGCTGTGGCCCCCGGAGCGCCGGCCGCGGCTCGCCTGCACCGCCGACAACCTCGACGAGTGGCTGGAAGCGGTCGCGGCGGGGCACGGCGTGGGCATCGCCCCCGAGCCGGTGGCTCGGCGCCACGCGCACCCGGGGCTGCGTCACGTACGCCTGAAGAACGCCCCGCCGGTCACCGTCCACCTGGCCGTCCCCGCGACGAACGCCCACCCCCTGGCCGACCGCTACCTCCACCAGACCACCCTGCCCGGGTAG
- a CDS encoding HU family DNA-binding protein yields MNRSELVAALADRAEVTRKDADAVLAAFAETVGEIVAKGDEKVTIPGFLTFERTHRAARTARNPQTGEPINIPAGYSVKVSAGSKLKEAAKGK; encoded by the coding sequence ATGAACCGCAGTGAGCTGGTGGCCGCGCTGGCCGACCGCGCAGAGGTGACCCGCAAGGACGCCGACGCCGTGCTGGCCGCGTTCGCCGAGACCGTCGGCGAGATCGTTGCCAAGGGCGACGAGAAGGTCACCATCCCCGGCTTCCTGACCTTCGAGCGCACCCACCGTGCCGCTCGCACCGCCCGCAACCCGCAGACCGGCGAGCCGATCAACATCCCGGCCGGTTACAGCGTCAAGGTTTCGGCCGGTTCCAAGCTGAAGGAAGCGGCGAAGGGCAAGTAG
- a CDS encoding beta-N-acetylhexosaminidase: protein MTFEQLIPAPSSAHWVPPTQGSFPLDDETGLHAGPGTESTARWLRGTVGAATGLRFPDGENDNGIVLRIDSGLADEAYRLVVDGHAIRIEGGSAAGVFWGAQTFRQLLGPEAFRRAPLDPAREWTVPMVTVEDAPRFRWRGMMLDVSRHFMPKEGVLRYLDLLAAHKLNVFHFHITDDQGWRVEIKRHPKLTEVGAWRSRTRWGHRASPLWLEHPHGGYYTQDDIREIVAYADSLHITVVPEIDIPGHSQAAITAYPYLGNSDVVDTEAMTVWDSWGVSPNVLAPTEEVLRFYEGVFEEILDLFPSTFVHVGGDECPKDQWKASPTAQARIKELGVGDEDGLQSWFIRHFDRWLADRGRRLIGWDEILEGGLAEGATVSSWRGYQGGIDAAKAGHDVVMCPEQQVYLNFREDGGPDEPMPIAYVRTLEDVYRFEPVPAELTEEEAAHVIGTQANVWTEVMEHQGRVDYQVFPRLAAFCEVAWRQLPAPAERDFADFEQRMTAHYKRLDALGVDYRPPSGPLPRHLRPGVLGRPIEGPPPNV from the coding sequence ATGACCTTTGAGCAACTCATTCCGGCGCCGAGCAGCGCCCACTGGGTCCCGCCCACCCAAGGTTCCTTCCCCCTCGACGACGAGACCGGGCTGCACGCCGGGCCCGGCACCGAAAGCACCGCGCGGTGGCTGCGCGGCACCGTCGGAGCCGCAACCGGCCTGCGGTTCCCCGACGGTGAGAACGACAACGGCATCGTGCTGCGGATCGACTCCGGCCTGGCGGACGAGGCCTACCGCCTCGTCGTGGACGGCCACGCGATCCGCATCGAGGGGGGCAGCGCCGCCGGTGTCTTCTGGGGCGCGCAGACATTCCGTCAACTCCTTGGCCCTGAGGCGTTCCGGCGTGCGCCGCTCGACCCCGCACGGGAGTGGACGGTGCCGATGGTCACCGTCGAGGACGCCCCGCGCTTCCGCTGGCGCGGCATGATGCTCGACGTGTCCCGGCACTTCATGCCGAAGGAAGGCGTCCTGCGCTACCTCGACCTGCTCGCCGCCCACAAGCTCAACGTCTTCCACTTCCACATCACGGACGACCAGGGCTGGCGCGTGGAGATCAAGCGCCACCCGAAGCTCACCGAGGTCGGCGCCTGGCGCTCCCGCACCCGTTGGGGCCACCGCGCGTCGCCGCTCTGGCTGGAGCACCCGCACGGCGGCTACTACACGCAGGACGACATCCGCGAGATCGTCGCGTACGCGGACTCCCTGCACATCACCGTCGTTCCGGAGATCGACATCCCGGGCCACTCGCAGGCCGCGATCACCGCGTACCCCTACCTCGGCAACAGCGATGTCGTCGACACGGAGGCCATGACCGTCTGGGACTCCTGGGGCGTCAGCCCGAACGTCCTCGCCCCCACCGAAGAGGTCCTCCGGTTCTACGAAGGGGTCTTCGAGGAGATCCTCGACCTCTTCCCGTCCACCTTCGTCCACGTCGGCGGCGACGAGTGCCCCAAGGACCAGTGGAAGGCGTCGCCCACCGCGCAGGCCCGCATCAAGGAGCTCGGGGTCGGCGACGAGGACGGGCTGCAGAGCTGGTTCATCCGGCACTTCGACCGCTGGCTCGCCGACCGGGGCCGCCGGCTCATCGGCTGGGACGAGATCCTGGAGGGCGGCCTCGCCGAAGGCGCCACCGTCTCCTCCTGGCGCGGCTACCAGGGCGGCATCGACGCGGCCAAGGCGGGCCACGACGTCGTCATGTGCCCCGAGCAGCAGGTGTACTTGAACTTCCGGGAGGACGGCGGCCCGGACGAGCCGATGCCCATCGCGTACGTCCGCACGCTGGAGGACGTCTACCGCTTCGAGCCCGTCCCCGCCGAGCTCACCGAGGAGGAGGCCGCCCACGTCATCGGCACCCAGGCCAATGTGTGGACCGAGGTGATGGAGCACCAGGGACGCGTCGACTACCAGGTGTTCCCGCGCCTCGCGGCCTTCTGCGAGGTGGCGTGGCGGCAGTTGCCCGCCCCGGCCGAACGTGATTTCGCCGACTTCGAACAGCGAATGACCGCTCACTACAAGCGCCTTGATGCCCTGGGCGTCGACTACCGGCCGCCGAGCGGTCCTCTTCCGCGACACCTGCGACCGGGTGTGCTCGGACGCCCGATCGAGGGGCCGCCCCCGAACGTGTGA
- a CDS encoding YqgE/AlgH family protein produces the protein MCTMTEVSSLTGRLLVATPALADPNFDRAVVLLLDHDEKGSLGVVLNRPTPVDVADILEGWGQLAGAPGVVFQGGPVSLDSALGVAVIPGEEGAASSGPRKRAPALRDPVGFRRVHGAIGLVDLEAPPELLASALGSLRIFAGYSGWGPGQLESELEDGAWYVVESEPGDVSSPDPERLWRAVLRRQRSELAMVATYPDDASLN, from the coding sequence ATGTGCACCATGACCGAGGTGTCCTCGCTCACAGGCCGGCTGCTCGTGGCCACACCGGCCCTGGCGGACCCGAACTTCGACCGCGCGGTGGTGCTGCTCCTCGACCACGACGAGAAGGGCTCGCTCGGCGTGGTCCTGAACCGGCCCACGCCCGTGGACGTCGCCGACATCCTGGAGGGCTGGGGACAGCTGGCCGGTGCGCCCGGAGTCGTCTTCCAGGGCGGTCCCGTCTCGCTGGACTCGGCGCTCGGGGTCGCGGTGATTCCCGGCGAGGAGGGCGCGGCGTCGTCCGGCCCCCGCAAGCGGGCGCCCGCTCTCCGTGACCCCGTCGGCTTCCGCCGCGTCCACGGCGCGATCGGCCTCGTCGACCTGGAGGCCCCGCCGGAGCTCCTCGCCTCCGCGCTCGGCTCCCTCCGCATCTTCGCGGGCTATTCGGGGTGGGGCCCCGGCCAGCTGGAGAGCGAGCTGGAGGACGGCGCGTGGTACGTGGTCGAGTCCGAGCCGGGTGACGTCTCGTCCCCGGATCCGGAGCGGCTGTGGCGGGCGGTGCTGCGGAGGCAGCGGAGTGAGCTGGCGATGGTGGCGACGTATCCGGATGACGCGTCGCTGAACTGA
- a CDS encoding (2Fe-2S)-binding protein translates to MSDDRHEENTADGGGWQPHPQGEYDSDATAFVQLPEGMLDAPLAAPGHGYVPPQITVNPTVAGATDPAATGAWVMPPEVTGAVRWPDAGTVQEQPPVHADPYAHAEPHAHAEPHGYDPRATGQWSFPEAESPVGQQSAYEQEYAHQYGQEPAAPPADVTGQWSIPVADGDLPDESGEFTASSLAAQWGGGTPPATLPGGAPAPWATGAGAGAPWGAQAQEVLHEPAPERITEPVAEPEAEAAPEPESRFEKTQLLRAIKLPSDEPAAAEPEPQPEPEPDPQPEPEPEPEPEVALAPAPEPVEEPAEPVAEPAAEAPEDAAPADVPHEADVPDGPDAPHEPVTSHETDVPAETGAPTGIETATGTEAPTEAQADAGTGAETDAETAAEAAAAADADPAVAPAPDPAEAPAVTPLHDDHPLVSYVLRVNGTDRPVTGAWIGESLLYVLRERLGLAGAKDGCSQGECGACNVQVDGRLVASCLVPAATTAGSEVRTVEGLAADGQPSDVQRALAACGAVQCGFCVPGMAMTVHDLLEGNPAPTDLEARRALCGNLCRCSGYRGVLDAVREVVAEREASAQNEHEHGQQDQPGHGHGHGHAEAHIPHQAGPYGQDGGHA, encoded by the coding sequence GTGAGCGACGACCGGCACGAAGAGAACACGGCCGACGGCGGCGGCTGGCAGCCGCATCCGCAGGGGGAGTACGACTCCGACGCCACGGCGTTCGTGCAGCTCCCCGAAGGCATGCTGGACGCCCCGCTCGCCGCCCCCGGCCACGGCTACGTACCGCCGCAGATAACGGTCAACCCCACCGTCGCCGGCGCCACCGACCCGGCCGCCACCGGCGCCTGGGTCATGCCGCCCGAGGTGACGGGCGCGGTGCGCTGGCCCGACGCGGGCACGGTGCAGGAACAGCCGCCCGTGCACGCGGACCCGTACGCGCACGCGGAGCCGCACGCGCACGCGGAGCCGCACGGGTACGACCCGCGGGCGACGGGCCAGTGGAGCTTCCCCGAGGCGGAGTCGCCCGTGGGGCAGCAGTCCGCGTACGAGCAGGAGTACGCCCACCAGTACGGGCAGGAGCCCGCGGCTCCCCCCGCCGACGTCACCGGCCAGTGGTCGATCCCCGTCGCCGACGGCGATCTGCCGGACGAGTCGGGCGAGTTCACGGCGTCCTCGCTCGCCGCGCAGTGGGGCGGCGGGACGCCTCCCGCGACGCTGCCCGGCGGCGCGCCCGCGCCCTGGGCGACCGGGGCGGGGGCCGGTGCGCCCTGGGGCGCGCAGGCGCAGGAGGTGCTCCACGAGCCCGCTCCGGAGCGGATCACGGAGCCGGTGGCGGAGCCCGAGGCGGAGGCGGCGCCCGAGCCGGAGAGCCGGTTCGAGAAGACGCAGTTGCTGCGGGCGATCAAGCTGCCGTCCGATGAGCCCGCGGCCGCGGAGCCCGAGCCCCAGCCGGAACCCGAGCCGGACCCCCAGCCGGAGCCCGAGCCGGAGCCCGAGCCGGAGGTCGCGCTCGCGCCCGCCCCCGAGCCCGTCGAGGAGCCCGCCGAACCGGTCGCCGAACCGGCAGCCGAGGCCCCGGAGGACGCCGCGCCGGCGGACGTACCGCATGAAGCGGACGTACCGGATGGGCCGGACGCGCCGCACGAACCGGTCACTTCACACGAGACCGACGTACCGGCCGAGACCGGGGCCCCGACCGGGATCGAGACCGCGACTGGGACCGAGGCCCCGACCGAGGCCCAAGCCGACGCCGGAACCGGCGCCGAAACCGACGCCGAGACAGCGGCCGAAGCGGCAGCCGCGGCCGACGCCGACCCCGCCGTCGCGCCCGCCCCGGACCCCGCCGAGGCCCCCGCCGTCACCCCCCTCCACGACGACCACCCCCTCGTCTCCTACGTCCTTCGTGTGAACGGCACCGACCGCCCCGTCACCGGCGCGTGGATCGGCGAGTCCCTGCTCTACGTCCTGCGCGAGCGCCTCGGGCTCGCCGGGGCCAAGGACGGGTGCTCGCAGGGCGAGTGCGGCGCCTGCAACGTCCAGGTGGACGGGCGGCTCGTCGCCTCCTGCCTCGTGCCCGCCGCGACGACCGCGGGCAGCGAGGTCCGCACCGTCGAGGGCCTCGCCGCCGACGGGCAGCCGTCCGACGTGCAGCGCGCGCTCGCCGCGTGCGGGGCCGTGCAGTGCGGCTTCTGCGTACCCGGCATGGCGATGACCGTGCACGACCTCCTGGAGGGCAACCCCGCCCCCACCGACCTGGAGGCCCGCCGCGCCCTGTGCGGCAACCTCTGCCGCTGCTCCGGCTACCGCGGTGTCCTCGACGCCGTGCGCGAGGTCGTCGCCGAGCGCGAGGCGTCCGCGCAGAACGAGCACGAGCACGGGCAGCAGGACCAGCCCGGTCACGGTCACGGTCACGGTCACGCCGAGGCACACATCCCGCACCAGGCGGGCCCCTACGGCCAGGACGGAGGCCACGCGTGA
- a CDS encoding MFS transporter — MRKVWLLMVGSFTLGLDAYVMAGLLPVVADDLGTTVSLAGQMVTVFTLAYAVSAPLVAGLLSGVRPRVLIVAALAVFTLGNGLTALAPGLAVLLVSRAVAGVGAGVYSALSTAAAAALAGEERRGRALALVMGGMSSGTVLGVPLGVLLADHTSWRATMWLVTGLGAVALGGLAVGLPDIPAAPAVPVRARLAALADRKVLPIVGVSFLGAVASLGLYTYLAPVLASSGGVGDGAVAPYLWAWGIGGVLGSVVAGPLVDRTGRVYALVTGIVLALVVAIGAVPLLGAAAHPALVVWGAAGWAFQVPQQHRLLALRAERGTVALALNNSALYLGSAVGSGAAGLALAAGLAPEYLPWAASAVAAAGLLLHLSHRAPARPVGAGSDDTAAAGTRRA; from the coding sequence GTGCGCAAGGTATGGCTGTTGATGGTGGGGTCCTTCACGCTCGGGCTCGACGCCTATGTGATGGCAGGGCTCCTGCCGGTGGTCGCCGACGACCTGGGGACGACCGTCTCCCTCGCCGGGCAGATGGTCACCGTCTTCACCCTCGCCTACGCGGTGAGCGCGCCCCTCGTCGCCGGGCTGCTCTCCGGGGTGCGGCCACGCGTGCTGATCGTCGCGGCGCTGGCCGTCTTCACGCTCGGCAACGGGCTCACCGCCCTCGCGCCCGGCCTCGCCGTGCTGCTCGTCTCGCGTGCGGTGGCGGGGGTCGGCGCCGGGGTCTACTCGGCGCTGTCCACCGCGGCCGCCGCCGCGCTCGCGGGGGAGGAGCGGCGCGGGCGGGCGCTCGCGCTGGTGATGGGAGGGATGAGTTCGGGCACGGTCCTGGGCGTGCCGCTGGGCGTGCTGCTCGCCGACCACACCTCGTGGCGGGCCACGATGTGGCTGGTGACGGGGCTCGGCGCGGTCGCGCTCGGCGGGCTCGCGGTGGGGCTCCCCGACATTCCCGCCGCGCCCGCCGTTCCGGTGCGGGCCCGGCTCGCGGCGCTCGCCGACCGGAAGGTGCTGCCGATCGTGGGTGTCTCGTTCCTGGGTGCGGTGGCGAGCCTTGGTCTCTATACGTATCTCGCTCCCGTGCTCGCCTCTTCGGGCGGTGTCGGCGACGGCGCGGTGGCGCCGTACCTGTGGGCGTGGGGGATCGGCGGGGTGCTCGGCAGCGTCGTCGCCGGACCCCTGGTGGACCGTACGGGACGGGTGTACGCCCTGGTGACCGGGATCGTCCTTGCGTTGGTCGTCGCGATCGGTGCCGTGCCGCTGCTCGGCGCCGCCGCCCATCCCGCGCTCGTCGTCTGGGGCGCCGCGGGCTGGGCGTTCCAGGTCCCGCAGCAGCACCGCCTCCTCGCGCTGCGCGCCGAACGCGGCACGGTCGCCCTCGCCCTCAACAACTCCGCCCTCTATCTGGGCAGCGCGGTCGGCTCCGGAGCGGCCGGGCTCGCCCTCGCGGCGGGGCTCGCTCCCGAGTACCTGCCCTGGGCGGCGTCCGCGGTCGCCGCGGCGGGCCTGCTCCTGCACCTGTCGCACAGGGCCCCCGCCCGCCCCGTCGGCGCCGGGTCCGACGACACGGCCGCTGCCGGGACGCGCCGCGCGTGA
- a CDS encoding FAD binding domain-containing protein yields the protein MTTHAPQAARTPQSVKLPATLDEAVAALAAMPAAVPVAGGTDLMASVNSGQLRPAALVGLGRISEIRGWQYQDGHALLGAGLTHARMGRPDFAALIPALAAAARAAGPPQIRNAGTLGGNIASAAPTGDALPVLAALEAVLIIAGPGGVRREIPVSHLLAGMDMLRPGELIGFVRVPLLHAPQVFLKATGRTGPGRATASVALVLDPARRGVRCAVGAIAPMPLRPLEAEEWVASLIDWDGERGSLVPEAVTAFGEYVATACIPDQPPAADGTEQPLAPAVLHLRRTVAALARRALGRALS from the coding sequence TTGACCACGCACGCACCGCAGGCGGCACGGACACCGCAATCGGTGAAGCTGCCCGCCACGCTGGACGAGGCAGTGGCGGCGCTCGCCGCCATGCCCGCCGCCGTGCCCGTCGCCGGCGGCACGGACCTGATGGCTTCGGTCAATTCGGGACAACTGCGGCCCGCCGCGCTCGTCGGCCTCGGCCGCATCAGCGAGATCCGCGGCTGGCAGTACCAGGACGGCCACGCCCTGCTCGGCGCCGGTCTCACCCACGCCCGCATGGGCCGCCCCGACTTCGCCGCGCTGATCCCCGCCCTGGCCGCCGCCGCGCGCGCCGCGGGGCCGCCCCAGATCCGCAACGCGGGCACCCTCGGCGGCAACATCGCGTCGGCCGCGCCGACCGGTGACGCGCTGCCCGTCCTCGCCGCGCTCGAAGCGGTGCTGATCATCGCGGGACCCGGCGGTGTCCGCCGCGAGATCCCGGTGTCGCACCTGCTCGCGGGCATGGACATGCTCCGCCCCGGTGAACTCATCGGCTTCGTGCGCGTACCGCTCCTGCACGCGCCCCAGGTCTTCCTCAAGGCGACGGGCCGCACCGGACCAGGCCGGGCCACGGCCTCCGTCGCGCTCGTCCTCGACCCCGCGCGGCGCGGGGTGCGGTGCGCGGTCGGCGCCATCGCGCCCATGCCGCTGCGACCTCTTGAGGCCGAGGAGTGGGTGGCCTCCCTCATCGACTGGGACGGCGAGCGGGGCAGCCTCGTCCCGGAGGCGGTCACCGCCTTCGGCGAGTACGTCGCCACCGCCTGCATCCCCGACCAACCCCCGGCGGCCGACGGCACGGAACAGCCGCTGGCCCCCGCGGTACTGCACCTGCGGCGCACCGTCGCCGCGCTGGCCCGACGAGCACTGGGGAGGGCGCTGTCGTGA